A window from Streptomyces sp. NBC_00271 encodes these proteins:
- a CDS encoding FadD3 family acyl-CoA ligase, which translates to MRGDLEWGSIPGLMRSAATRFADREAVVEGRTRISYAELGARVERAAAACLANGVRLGDRVAIWAPNTLDWIVSALGAVSAGAVLVPLNTRFKGTEAAYVLSRSRARLLFVTGTFLGTSYVASLRRAAGERAEAGEGAGDGPLPGLPHLEQVVVLADDAPADFRTWKDFLADGEGVGAAEVRERAAAVPGSAPSDIVFTSGTTGRPKGAVITHEQSLRAYEVWCELAGLRREDRYLIVNPFFHTFGYKAGVLACLMRGATMIPQPVFDVDTVLANIASERVTVLPGPPTLHQSLLDHPARASYDLSTLRLVVTGAAVVPLRLVERLRTELGVETVLTAYGLSEASGFVTMCRRGDPSSVIASTSGRAIPGVEVRVEAPTGTPGEVLVRGFNVMRGYFEDAEETARVLTSDGWLRTGDVGVLDPAGNLRITDRIKDMFIVGGFNAYPAEIEQLLGLHPDIADVAVIGVPDDRLGEVGKAYVVRRPGSALTSDDLIAWSRREMANYKVPRTVEFVRELPRNASGKVVKGELRSGTC; encoded by the coding sequence ATGCGCGGGGACCTGGAATGGGGCAGCATCCCGGGGCTGATGCGGTCGGCGGCGACGCGCTTCGCGGACCGCGAGGCCGTCGTCGAGGGCCGTACGCGGATCTCCTACGCCGAACTGGGCGCCCGCGTCGAACGCGCGGCGGCCGCCTGCCTCGCGAACGGGGTCCGGCTCGGCGACCGGGTCGCCATCTGGGCGCCGAACACCCTGGACTGGATCGTCTCCGCCCTCGGCGCGGTGTCGGCGGGCGCGGTGCTCGTCCCGCTCAACACCCGCTTCAAGGGCACCGAGGCGGCGTACGTGCTGTCCCGGAGCCGCGCGCGGCTGCTGTTCGTGACGGGGACGTTCCTGGGGACGTCGTACGTGGCGTCGCTGCGACGGGCGGCGGGGGAGAGGGCGGAGGCGGGGGAGGGCGCCGGAGACGGCCCCCTCCCCGGACTCCCGCACCTCGAACAGGTGGTGGTACTGGCGGACGACGCCCCCGCCGACTTCCGCACCTGGAAGGACTTCCTGGCGGACGGGGAGGGTGTCGGGGCGGCGGAGGTGCGGGAACGGGCGGCGGCCGTGCCGGGATCGGCGCCGTCGGACATCGTCTTCACCTCGGGCACGACGGGCCGGCCCAAGGGCGCCGTGATCACGCACGAGCAGAGCCTGCGGGCGTACGAGGTGTGGTGCGAGCTGGCCGGTCTGCGCCGGGAGGACCGCTACCTGATCGTGAACCCCTTCTTCCACACCTTCGGCTACAAGGCCGGGGTGCTCGCCTGTCTGATGCGGGGCGCGACGATGATCCCGCAGCCGGTGTTCGACGTGGACACGGTGCTGGCGAACATCGCGTCCGAGCGGGTCACGGTCCTGCCGGGCCCGCCGACCCTCCACCAGTCCCTCCTGGACCACCCGGCGCGGGCGTCGTACGACCTGTCGACGCTGCGGCTGGTGGTCACAGGAGCGGCCGTGGTCCCCCTCCGCCTGGTGGAACGCCTGCGCACCGAACTGGGCGTGGAGACGGTCCTGACCGCGTACGGCCTCTCGGAGGCCAGCGGATTCGTGACGATGTGCCGCCGGGGCGACCCGTCGTCGGTGATCGCGTCGACCTCGGGCCGGGCCATCCCTGGCGTGGAGGTACGAGTCGAAGCGCCCACGGGCACCCCGGGTGAGGTGCTGGTCCGCGGCTTCAACGTGATGCGGGGCTACTTCGAGGACGCCGAGGAGACCGCCCGCGTCCTGACCTCCGACGGCTGGCTGCGCACCGGCGACGTGGGCGTCCTGGACCCGGCGGGCAACCTCCGCATCACCGACCGCATCAAGGACATGTTCATCGTCGGCGGCTTCAACGCCTACCCCGCCGAGATAGAACAACTCCTCGGCCTCCACCCGGACATCGCGGACGTGGCGGTCATCGGCGTACCCGACGACCGCCTGGGCGAGGTCGGCAAGGCCTACGTGGTCCGCCGCCCGGGATCCGCCCTCACCTCCGACGACCTCATCGCCTGGTCCCGCCGCGAGATGGCGAACTACAAGGTCCCGCGGACGGTGGAATTCGTACGGGAGCTGCCGCGGAACGCGAGCGGGAAGGTGGTGAAGGGGGAGCTGCGGTCTGGGACCTGCTGA
- a CDS encoding lipid-transfer protein — protein MPGIKDATAVVGIGQTPFAKQLPESEKTLACRAILAALDDAGIAPSEVDGLASYTMEETDEVEVAKAVGLGDLTFFSKVGYGGGGSCATVAHLAAAVATGQATVGVAWRSRKRGSGPRPWKNTTVQLPTPAQWTRPFGLLRPADEIGMLARRYMHEYGATRDHLFNVALACRNRANQNPAAMMYERPLTREMYMTSRWISEPLCLFDNCLETDGALACVIVSAERARDCRQRPVYVHSAAQGLPAQHHGMVNYWNDDPLTGPAWTAARHLWKHADFTPDDVDVAQVYDAFTPLVPLSLEGYGFCGRGEGAAYTEGGALEIGGRLPLNTGGGGLSEAYVHGFNLINEGVKQLRGTSTAQVPGAATCLVTAGEGVPTSAILLRN, from the coding sequence ATGCCGGGGATCAAGGACGCCACCGCCGTCGTCGGCATCGGTCAGACCCCCTTCGCCAAGCAACTCCCCGAGTCCGAGAAGACCTTGGCCTGCCGCGCGATCCTCGCCGCCCTCGACGACGCCGGAATCGCGCCCTCCGAAGTCGACGGGCTCGCCTCGTACACCATGGAGGAGACCGACGAGGTGGAGGTCGCGAAGGCCGTCGGCCTGGGCGATCTCACCTTCTTCAGCAAGGTGGGCTACGGCGGCGGCGGCTCCTGCGCCACCGTCGCGCATCTCGCCGCCGCCGTCGCCACCGGCCAGGCGACGGTGGGCGTGGCGTGGCGGTCGCGCAAGCGGGGCAGCGGGCCCCGGCCGTGGAAGAACACCACCGTCCAACTCCCCACCCCCGCCCAGTGGACCCGCCCCTTCGGGCTGCTCAGACCGGCCGACGAGATAGGCATGCTGGCCCGCCGCTACATGCACGAGTATGGCGCCACCCGTGACCACCTCTTCAACGTCGCCCTCGCCTGCCGCAACCGCGCCAACCAGAACCCCGCCGCGATGATGTACGAGCGCCCGCTGACCCGCGAGATGTACATGACCTCCCGCTGGATCAGCGAACCCCTGTGCCTCTTCGACAACTGCCTGGAGACGGACGGCGCGTTGGCCTGTGTGATCGTGTCCGCCGAGCGCGCCCGGGACTGCCGGCAGCGCCCCGTGTACGTCCACTCCGCCGCCCAGGGTCTGCCCGCCCAGCACCACGGCATGGTCAACTACTGGAACGACGACCCGCTCACAGGGCCCGCCTGGACCGCCGCCCGACACCTGTGGAAACACGCCGACTTCACCCCGGACGACGTCGACGTGGCCCAGGTCTACGACGCCTTCACCCCCCTCGTCCCGCTCTCCCTGGAGGGCTACGGCTTCTGCGGACGCGGCGAGGGCGCGGCCTACACGGAGGGCGGCGCCCTGGAGATCGGGGGCCGGCTGCCCCTCAACACCGGCGGGGGCGGACTCAGCGAGGCGTACGTCCACGGCTTCAACCTCATCAACGAGGGCGTGAAGCAGTTGCGGGGCACGAGCACCGCCCAGGTCCCCGGCGCCGCCACCTGCCTGGTCACGGCGGGGGAGGGCGTCCCCACCTCCGCGATCCTGCTGAGGAACTGA
- a CDS encoding Zn-ribbon domain-containing OB-fold protein: MTEPLLTPVLDDDGAPFWGYAAQGELRIQACADCGELRFPPRPCCPHCRSFGSEWRRMSGLGRVWSYVVPHPPLLPAYAAVAPYNAIVVEIAEAPHIRLVGNLVTAPGARLDSFPPDRIRIGARVRVVFGGEGLPQWVLDGRS; encoded by the coding sequence ATGACCGAGCCCCTTCTCACCCCCGTCCTCGACGACGACGGCGCGCCCTTCTGGGGGTACGCCGCCCAGGGCGAGCTACGGATCCAGGCGTGCGCCGACTGCGGCGAGCTGCGCTTCCCGCCCCGTCCCTGCTGTCCCCACTGCCGGTCCTTCGGCAGCGAGTGGCGGCGGATGAGCGGACTGGGCCGCGTCTGGTCGTACGTCGTCCCGCACCCGCCGCTGCTCCCGGCGTACGCGGCCGTGGCCCCGTACAACGCGATCGTCGTCGAAATCGCCGAGGCCCCGCACATCCGCCTGGTCGGCAACCTGGTCACGGCGCCGGGCGCCCGGCTCGACTCCTTCCCCCCGGACCGGATCCGGATCGGAGCGCGGGTACGGGTGGTGTTCGGCGGGGAGGGGCTGCCGCAGTGGGTTCTGGACGGCCGGTCGTGA
- a CDS encoding enoyl-CoA hydratase/isomerase family protein produces the protein MGSGRPVVNGGALRIAADKDTGVAVLTLDRPEKLNAIDEALASELSATWRAFRFDDSVRAVVLTGAGERAFSTGLDRTTETPQPTSPYMVDDPLLRIGPKANDLWKPVVAAVRGMACGGAFYLLGEAEFVVADETATFFDPHTTYGMVSAYESVYAAHRMPYGEAARMALMGNAERMSAQRAYDIGWVSELTPPGGALEAAVRCATVIASYPSEGVQGTVRALWTAHEAARAHAFTQAPHLISLGNLPPARQTELFSARQPNGFRVR, from the coding sequence GTGGGTTCTGGACGGCCGGTCGTGAACGGCGGCGCGCTGCGGATCGCGGCCGACAAGGACACGGGCGTCGCGGTCCTGACCCTGGACCGCCCGGAGAAACTGAACGCCATCGACGAGGCCCTTGCGTCCGAACTCTCCGCCACCTGGCGGGCGTTCCGCTTCGACGACTCGGTACGGGCCGTCGTCCTCACGGGCGCGGGCGAACGGGCCTTCTCCACCGGCCTCGACCGCACCACCGAAACCCCCCAGCCCACCTCCCCCTACATGGTGGACGACCCGCTCCTGCGTATCGGCCCCAAGGCCAACGACCTGTGGAAACCGGTCGTGGCGGCCGTGCGGGGGATGGCGTGCGGAGGGGCCTTCTACCTCCTCGGGGAGGCGGAGTTCGTCGTCGCCGACGAGACCGCCACCTTCTTCGACCCGCACACGACGTACGGCATGGTCAGCGCGTACGAGTCGGTGTACGCGGCGCACCGGATGCCGTACGGGGAGGCGGCGCGGATGGCACTCATGGGGAACGCCGAACGGATGTCCGCGCAGCGGGCGTACGACATCGGATGGGTGTCCGAACTCACCCCACCCGGGGGTGCGTTGGAGGCCGCCGTCCGCTGCGCCACGGTGATCGCCTCCTACCCCTCCGAGGGGGTGCAGGGCACCGTACGCGCCCTGTGGACGGCCCACGAGGCCGCCCGCGCCCACGCCTTCACCCAGGCGCCGCACCTCATCTCCCTGGGCAACCTGCCCCCGGCCCGACAGACGGAGTTGTTCTCCGCGCGACAACCGAACGGGTTCCGGGTGCGGTGA